The nucleotide window CAACCGAATGTGTTGACTTGGGGCTGCGTCGGTTTTGCGGCGGCGTGCTCGACCATCGCGATGGCGGCACTGCTTTCCCTGCTGGATGGCTGGAAAATCCCCGCACTCACAGCGCCATTTGTCTTCATCTCCCTCTGTTTCTTCCTGGCGACAGCGCGTTTTGGGCGACTCCAGACCACGGGTCTCCTCCCGACGGCCGGGCTGCCCAAGACGGTGGCGGTCGAGGGAGTCGTCACCGCGTCGTCGGTCGTCGAAGGCCTCTTCAACGGTCTTGCTCAGGTCTTTTTTCAGGAAAGCATCGTCACCGGCATGCTATTTGCGGCTGGTCTGTTCATCGCGTCAAGGGTGGCCTGTGCTGCTGCGCTGTCGGGTTCCCTGAGCGGGCTGCTCGTGGCTTGGGGCATGGGTGCCGCTGAACCTGCGATCCGCTCGGGTGCGTTCGGATTCAACAGCGTGCTGGTCGCAGTCGCCTTGGGCAGCGTCTTCTTTGTGCCGGGAAGCGCATCGCTCGCCTATGCGCTGCTGGCGACGATCGCCACTCCCTTTGTGTTCGCGGCATTTTCCGCTGCACTGCAGCCGCTGGGCATGCCTGCGCTGACGCTTCCCTTCGTGCTCGTCACATGGCTGTTGTTGTCCGCGAGCGAGCGCGTTCCAAAGCTTCGAGCGGCAAGAGTCGCGGGCTGAATGACCAGCCCGCCGGATGATCTCGGTAGTGACCGCTCGGGGAGAGATGAGCGTTTCTACCAATAGAATCAAACCGGTCTATTGCAGGAAATTACTATGAGCCGATCAACCCAAGATCTATCAGGCAGTTCCGACCAACCTCTCCGCAACTTTATCGATGAAGCCGTGGTCATCCAAGAGAATGACGCACTCGCGGGCCGTGACCTTGAGCGTGTGGGCCTCCCACCGGGTATAATCGCACGAGGAGAGATCGATACATGCCGAGTCGTATTACAAACAGAGTGGAGTCGGTCACGTCCATGCATCCGGCACGCTCGCTCATCAAGTCACATCTCAAGAATCTGTCTGGAAGCGGCACATTGCTGGAGGGCATCATTGTCGAGCGTGACTTGGAGCAGCCGAATTCAGGCGTCTACCGCCCAAGCCATCAGGCTCCCAGGCATATCATCGTCCTCCATTCTGCCTATCCCGCAACGCTGACATGGCGATTCGATGGTCGATCTCAGGAAGCGTTCTTCTCCGGTGGGGAAGCCATTATCAACCCAGCCGGCTTGTTCATTGCGCCTCGTTGGAGCGCGGCCGTCGAATTGCTCTTGATGGCAATTCAACCGGGCTTCATGAATCGCATCGCCAAAGAGATGGGATCTCGCGAGCCGGTGGAACTCACGCCGCGATTTCATTTCCGTGACGCGTTGCTGGAACAGCTCGCTCGAACATTGGTGATGGAGTTCGAACAACCCTCGCCGCCTGATCGCGTCTATGCCGACTCACTGGCCCATACCCTTATTGTCCATCTCATCAAAAAATATTCCAAGACGCGGGTTCGCCCGCAACTGTCCAGACACGGTCTCCCCCAGAGACGTCTTTCGCAGGTAGTGGAGTACATTCACGGGCATCTGAGCGACGATTTAAGCCTGAGGGGGATTGCGGATATAGCCGGTATGAGCCCGTCCTATTTCTTGACCATGTTTAAACGATCGACCGGACTCGCACCCCATCAATACGTCATTGCGAAACGGATCGAGCGAGCGAGAGCATTATTGACCGAGACCAGATTATCCATCGCCGATATCGCCGATCAGGCCGGATTTGCGGACCAAAGCCATCTCACGCGGATGATGAGACGACATACCGGACTGACTCCCAGCCGAATACGGAGCAGTTGAATCCGATCGGTCCGAAAAAGACATTCCAATCACAGTTGTTGCGTTCAAGACAGAGCCGGGCCTGCATTCGTAAAATGTTTCGTAATGTGCTCCGTCATCGAGACGGAGGATCGAGTTGCTGAAGGAGGAAAGTATGGCGACGCAATCTTTGCAGGGGAAAGTGGTGGTGGTAGGGGCGGGGGCCAAGAATCTTGGCGGACTCATCAGTCGCGAGTTCGGGAAGGGCGGGGCCAAGATCGTAGTGCATTACAACAGCCACGCGACCAAACCGGAAGCCGAGTCCACCGTGCAAGCCATTAAATCCTTGGGCAGCGAAGCCTATGCTACCCAGGGAGACCTGACTAAGCCGGTCAATGTTGCCGCGCTGTTCGAGCAAGCCAAAAAACATTTCGGCGGCGTCGACATTGCGATCAACACGGTGGGCAAGGTGCTGCGCAAACCCATCGTTGACACCACCGAGGAGGAGTACGACTCCATGTTCGACATCAACGCCAAAGCCGCCTACTTCTTCATCAAGGAAGCCGGCAAGCATCTCAATGACCACGGCAAAATCATCACCATCGTGACCTCGCTGTTGGCGGCGTTCACCGACGGCTATTCCACTTATGCCGGCGGCAAGGCGCCGGTGGAACATTTCACTCGTGCGGCGGCCAAGGAATTCGGGCCCCGCGGCATCTCAGTCACGGCCGTCGGTCCCGGTCCTATGGATACCCCGTTTTTCTACGGGCAGGAAACGCCCCAGCGCGTGGCCTACCACAAATCGCAGGCCTTGAACGGTGACTTGACGAAGGTCGAAGACATCGTTCCAATCGTCAAATTTTTGGCCACCGAAGGATGGTGGATCACCGGACAGACGATATTTGCCAACGGCGGGTATACTACGAGATAGACCGAGAGCCGGTAGTTCCTGTACGCCATTTGTCATGGCGACGCATGACGATGCGTTGGCCACAGCAGCGAAAGCGAGCGGGTTGCCGGTCATAGGCTCGTGAACGCTTCCTCTTTTCTTTGACATTCCGTTGAGGCATCGTGGGGTGTCCTGGAAGGCACGCCTTTTTGGGACTAGACGGGAAGCGGGCGTATTTACGGTTCGTTCTGGGCCGAGGCGCGATAGAGCAGATAAAGGCCGATCCCGGCGATGACGGACACGACGATCGCCAGGGCCAGCTGGACGGCAAAGCTGATCGGCCCGATGTAAATCTTATAGAGCTGGAGCAGAACGATCGGCAGGCAGACGGCCAGGAAGAGGGCCACCATGTGCCGTCGCTGGTAAATCGGTTCTCCCGGTTTTCTCGACCCCTTCATGTTCGGACGATCGACGGCGCTTCGCCGGTCTGCGGGATGGTCACTTCATCAGAAAGGCCTTTGAGTCCTCTCCGGAAGCCGTCGTGACGGTCAGGATCGCGAGCCCCTTGCGCCCGCCGGACGGGATGGCTGCGGTGACGGTCGTATCGTTCTTGAACGTAAACTTGGCGGGACGGCCCGGTCCGAACGACACGCCGCGCAGGCAGTTCGCCGGACCGAAGCGGGTTCCCTTAATGGTCACGCTCTCTCCGGCCTTGCCTTCGTCCGGTGTGAGCTGCTCGATCTTGGGCGCAACACCGAAACAGGCCTCCGCTTTGCTCGCCGTTTCGGCCGACTGAAACTTCGGTTTGTCCTGCTTGGGCTTGGAGGCCTTGACCTGCGACGCTGACTTTGGCGGCTTGGCCTGCGTGTCTTTGTCCGCCGCGAAGACGTGCGAGGGAGCGAACGTCGGGCAGAACCATAACACCACGCCGATGAGTGCCATCGGCGCAAGATTCACGGATTTCATCATACCGGCCTCCTGTTGGTCACGATCACAGTCTGCTTGAAAAATTCGCCGCGTTACTCTTCGATGGTCGAGATGTCGCCGGGATCCTGTCCCAGCTCCTTGGCTTTGAGCACCCGCCGCATGATCTTGCCGGAACGGGTCTTGGGCAACGACGTCACGATGTCGATCTCAGCCGGCACTGCGATCTTTCCCAGTTCATGTTTGACCTGTTCTTTGATGGAGTGGATGAGTTCCGGGGTCTCTTTCTCGCCCTGCTTCAGGATGATGAAGGCCTTGATGGACTCCCCGACCGTCTTGTGCGGCTTGCCGATCACCGCGGCCTCGGCCACCGCGGGGTGACTGACGAGCGCGCTCTCCACCTCGGCCGTTCCGAGCCGATTACCCGCCACTTTGATGACGTCGTCGGCGCGGCCCATGAACCACATGTAGCCGTCGTCGTCCTTGTGGCAGACGTCGCCGGCGGTATAACAATTCGGAATCGTCGTCCAGTACGCCTTGTATCGGTCCGGATCCTTGTAGATGGTCCGCATCATCGAGGGCCAGGGTTTCTTGATCACGGCGAAGCCGCCGGCGTTTGCGGGAAGGCTGTTGCCTTGCCGATCGACGACGTCCGCTTCGATGCCGAGAAAGGGTCTCGTCGCCGACCCCGGCTTCAGCGGGACGCTGGGGAGCGGCGTGATCAGGATCGAG belongs to Nitrospira sp. and includes:
- a CDS encoding urea transporter, with product MAARFSSTGLIIEGQGVSQSLLGFLDCVLRGIGQVMLQNNSYTGLLFVIGVCYSSLLFGAALLLGSAVSTATAMLLGVDRRLVRAGLFGFNGGLVGIALLYFLQPNVLTWGCVGFAAACSTIAMAALLSLLDGWKIPALTAPFVFISLCFFLATARFGRLQTTGLLPTAGLPKTVAVEGVVTASSVVEGLFNGLAQVFFQESIVTGMLFAAGLFIASRVACAAALSGSLSGLLVAWGMGAAEPAIRSGAFGFNSVLVAVALGSVFFVPGSASLAYALLATIATPFVFAAFSAALQPLGMPALTLPFVLVTWLLLSASERVPKLRAARVAG
- a CDS encoding AraC family transcriptional regulator, whose protein sequence is MPSRITNRVESVTSMHPARSLIKSHLKNLSGSGTLLEGIIVERDLEQPNSGVYRPSHQAPRHIIVLHSAYPATLTWRFDGRSQEAFFSGGEAIINPAGLFIAPRWSAAVELLLMAIQPGFMNRIAKEMGSREPVELTPRFHFRDALLEQLARTLVMEFEQPSPPDRVYADSLAHTLIVHLIKKYSKTRVRPQLSRHGLPQRRLSQVVEYIHGHLSDDLSLRGIADIAGMSPSYFLTMFKRSTGLAPHQYVIAKRIERARALLTETRLSIADIADQAGFADQSHLTRMMRRHTGLTPSRIRSS
- a CDS encoding SDR family oxidoreductase, whose product is MATQSLQGKVVVVGAGAKNLGGLISREFGKGGAKIVVHYNSHATKPEAESTVQAIKSLGSEAYATQGDLTKPVNVAALFEQAKKHFGGVDIAINTVGKVLRKPIVDTTEEEYDSMFDINAKAAYFFIKEAGKHLNDHGKIITIVTSLLAAFTDGYSTYAGGKAPVEHFTRAAAKEFGPRGISVTAVGPGPMDTPFFYGQETPQRVAYHKSQALNGDLTKVEDIVPIVKFLATEGWWITGQTIFANGGYTTR